A stretch of Vicinamibacterales bacterium DNA encodes these proteins:
- a CDS encoding class I SAM-dependent methyltransferase, which produces MSLVSWTGRRLSAKLTRITLDRFIADHASTRLTLDIGAQNGPYAALFPRRVGLDIQPGAGVRIIGDAQALGIRDGAVAVVLCTEVLEHLPEPQRAIDEMFRVLEPGGELLLTTRFLFPLHDTPHDYFRYTKYGLRHLLRRFEIVELREETDSIGAVAVLLQRLGMQAETLRWTPLRALWLIAARVFRRFGFLITAEYGDSRRRRRERGIMTSGYHVACRKPSA; this is translated from the coding sequence ATGTCGCTGGTCTCCTGGACGGGCCGCCGGCTGTCAGCGAAGCTGACGCGGATCACGCTCGATCGCTTCATCGCCGACCACGCCTCGACCCGCCTGACGCTCGACATCGGGGCGCAGAACGGCCCATATGCGGCGCTGTTTCCGCGGCGCGTCGGCCTCGACATCCAGCCCGGCGCGGGCGTGCGCATCATCGGCGACGCGCAGGCGCTGGGGATCCGCGACGGCGCCGTCGCGGTGGTGCTCTGCACGGAGGTCCTCGAACACCTGCCCGAGCCGCAGCGCGCGATCGACGAGATGTTCCGCGTTCTCGAACCCGGGGGGGAACTGCTGCTCACCACGCGGTTCCTCTTCCCGCTGCACGATACGCCTCACGATTACTTCCGCTACACGAAGTACGGATTGCGGCATCTGCTGCGCCGGTTCGAGATCGTCGAGCTTCGCGAAGAGACGGACTCGATCGGCGCCGTGGCCGTGCTGCTGCAGCGCCTCGGGATGCAGGCCGAAACGCTGCGCTGGACGCCGCTCCGCGCGCTCTGGCTGATCGCCGCCCGGGTGTTCCGCCGCTTCGGTTTCCTGATCACCGCGGAGTACGGGGACAGCCGGCGCCGCCGACGCGAGCGCGGCATCATGACCAGCGGCTATCACGTCGCCTGCCGGAAACCATCCGCATGA
- a CDS encoding methionine biosynthesis protein MetW: MTEPHEPLEATLRRLARERDEADARYNTALTALDQVPLRTPRLPAPPPHYDEQQITPLNQACDVLVAPPVRGGLKGRLAAFVWRLVAPTLERQAAFNSIVVDHINRNVRAHRAAHDVAAGTADAVHAHMDDLQAFRARLMLYLQQITPFVDTKDRDTGAGALTVNAAVNALADDVAKRQESMAAQQARIEARLADLAAVQDQIQTLAGVAHQAALAAKREIERLMAAPGDAARASEPGPAPSTPGVPQASRQLDSYKYVGFENQFRGSQETIRARLESYLPYFASASDVLDVGCGRGEFLDLLADRGVTARGLDLNHEMVEVCRARGLDVAEGDAVSYLDALPDASLGGLFAAQVVEHLRPEYLLRFLELAHHKLRPGAPIVLETLNPACWVAFFESYIRDITHAWPLHPETLRYLVLASGFTAARIEYRSPVPPQDRLQPIAAPDAAPDLVEAFNGNVEKLNARMFTFMDYAIVGTNA, translated from the coding sequence GTGACCGAGCCGCACGAACCGCTCGAGGCCACGCTCCGCCGGCTGGCGCGGGAGCGCGACGAGGCGGACGCCCGCTACAACACCGCGCTCACGGCGCTCGATCAGGTCCCGCTGCGGACGCCGCGGCTGCCGGCGCCGCCGCCGCACTACGACGAGCAGCAGATCACGCCGCTCAATCAGGCGTGCGACGTGCTGGTCGCGCCGCCGGTGCGCGGCGGCCTGAAGGGGCGGCTGGCAGCGTTCGTCTGGCGGCTGGTCGCGCCCACTCTCGAGAGGCAGGCGGCGTTCAACTCCATCGTCGTCGATCACATCAACCGCAACGTGCGGGCGCACCGCGCCGCGCACGACGTGGCGGCGGGCACGGCCGACGCCGTGCACGCGCACATGGACGACCTGCAGGCGTTCCGCGCGCGCTTGATGCTGTACCTGCAGCAGATCACGCCGTTCGTCGACACCAAGGATCGCGACACCGGCGCCGGGGCGCTGACGGTGAACGCCGCCGTCAACGCGCTCGCGGACGACGTCGCGAAGCGGCAGGAATCCATGGCGGCGCAGCAGGCGCGGATCGAGGCGCGGCTCGCGGATCTCGCGGCGGTGCAGGATCAGATCCAAACGCTGGCTGGTGTCGCGCACCAGGCCGCGCTCGCGGCGAAACGGGAAATCGAGCGGCTGATGGCAGCTCCGGGCGATGCCGCGCGTGCGAGCGAACCGGGACCCGCGCCCTCGACGCCGGGTGTGCCGCAGGCGAGCCGCCAGCTCGATTCGTACAAGTACGTCGGGTTCGAGAACCAGTTCAGAGGCTCGCAGGAGACGATCCGCGCGCGGCTGGAAAGCTACCTGCCGTACTTCGCGAGCGCCAGCGACGTGCTCGACGTGGGCTGCGGGCGCGGGGAGTTCCTCGACCTGCTCGCGGATCGCGGCGTCACGGCGCGCGGGCTGGATCTCAATCACGAAATGGTGGAGGTCTGCCGCGCGCGCGGACTCGACGTGGCCGAAGGAGACGCCGTGTCGTACCTCGACGCGCTGCCCGATGCGTCGCTCGGCGGCCTGTTCGCCGCGCAGGTGGTCGAACACCTCCGGCCGGAATACCTGCTCAGGTTCCTCGAGCTGGCCCACCACAAGCTGCGGCCTGGGGCGCCGATCGTGCTCGAGACGCTGAATCCGGCGTGCTGGGTGGCGTTCTTCGAGAGCTACATCCGCGACATCACGCATGCCTGGCCGCTGCATCCCGAGACGCTGCGCTACCTGGTGCTGGCGAGCGGCTTCACGGCGGCGCGCATCGAGTACCGCTCGCCGGTGCCGCCGCAGGACAGGCTGCAGCCGATTGCGGCGCCCGACGCGGCGCCCGACCTGGTCGAAGCGTTCAACGGCAACGTCGAGAAGCTCAACGCGCGGATGTTCACGTTCATGGACTACGCGATCGTGGGCACCAACGCCTGA
- a CDS encoding DUF3108 domain-containing protein: MSAKVYSPDVLKQDTLARLRSLGAACAILAAIVLAVPASASQRPSAAPRREKPVPFAAGEKLSYEVSWSSYLTAGGATIHVAEKKPSYGSTAYYIVAEGRPTPLLSKLYSLYYKADTLLDVYSLLPQRGSVYSEEGKRRRMKTTMFEHPARRAEYQVETRSVVKKSVGISPAAQDPLGALFVLRSIPLQAGEKMTMPICDGGLSYKVLIQAGGTETVRTNEGEVAAQRLSITPPPESGANALSVWLSTDTARVPVKMSAQLPVGAFVLTLSSRR; this comes from the coding sequence GTGAGCGCTAAGGTATACTCACCCGACGTGCTCAAGCAGGACACGCTCGCGCGGCTGCGCTCGCTGGGCGCCGCCTGCGCAATCCTCGCCGCGATCGTCCTCGCCGTCCCCGCGTCCGCCTCGCAGCGCCCGTCCGCCGCTCCACGGCGCGAAAAGCCGGTCCCCTTCGCCGCAGGCGAGAAACTGAGCTACGAGGTGTCGTGGTCGTCCTACCTCACCGCCGGCGGCGCGACGATTCACGTCGCGGAGAAGAAGCCGTCGTACGGCTCGACGGCGTACTACATCGTCGCCGAAGGGCGGCCGACGCCGCTGCTCTCGAAGCTCTACTCGCTGTACTACAAGGCCGACACGCTGCTGGACGTCTACTCGCTCCTGCCGCAGCGCGGCTCGGTCTACAGCGAAGAGGGAAAGCGGCGCCGCATGAAGACGACGATGTTCGAGCATCCCGCGCGGCGCGCCGAATACCAGGTCGAGACCCGCAGCGTGGTGAAGAAGAGCGTCGGCATTTCGCCGGCGGCGCAGGATCCGCTCGGCGCGCTGTTCGTGCTGCGCTCGATCCCGCTCCAGGCCGGCGAGAAGATGACGATGCCGATCTGTGACGGCGGCCTCAGCTACAAGGTGCTGATCCAGGCCGGGGGCACCGAGACCGTCAGGACCAACGAGGGGGAGGTCGCGGCGCAGCGGCTGTCGATCACGCCGCCTCCCGAATCCGGCGCCAACGCGCTGTCAGTGTGGCTCTCGACCGACACGGCGCGGGTGCCGGTCAAGATGTCCGCCCAGCTTCCCGTCGGGGCGTTCGTCCTGACGCTGTCGTCGCGCCGGTGA
- a CDS encoding thiazole synthase, with amino-acid sequence MDRFEIAGREFTSRLLIGTGKYPSHQIMQEAHAASGAEVVTVAVRRVNITDRSKESMLDYIDPKRYFLLPNTAACYTAEDAIRTARLGREVGLSHWVKLEVIGDEKTLFPDNEALLEATRVLVKEGFVVLPYTNDDPVMCRKLEDAGAAAVMPLGAPIGSGLGIQNPNNIRIIKEQAGVPVIVDAGVGTASDATFAMELGADAVLMNTAIALARDPVAMARAMRLGVEAGRLAFRAGRIPRKPYASASSPIEGTIAASRA; translated from the coding sequence ATGGATCGCTTTGAAATTGCCGGGCGGGAGTTCACCTCGAGGCTGCTGATCGGCACGGGCAAGTATCCGTCGCATCAGATCATGCAGGAAGCGCATGCGGCGTCGGGGGCCGAGGTCGTGACGGTGGCGGTGCGGCGCGTGAACATCACCGACCGCAGCAAGGAGTCGATGCTCGACTACATCGATCCCAAGCGCTACTTCCTGCTGCCCAACACCGCGGCGTGCTACACCGCCGAGGACGCGATTCGCACGGCGCGGCTGGGGCGCGAGGTCGGCCTGTCGCATTGGGTGAAGCTCGAGGTGATCGGCGACGAGAAGACGCTGTTTCCCGACAACGAGGCGCTGCTCGAAGCGACGCGGGTGCTCGTGAAGGAAGGCTTCGTCGTCCTCCCCTACACGAACGACGATCCGGTCATGTGCCGGAAGCTGGAAGACGCCGGGGCCGCCGCGGTGATGCCGCTGGGGGCGCCGATCGGGTCGGGGCTCGGCATCCAGAACCCCAACAACATCCGGATCATCAAGGAGCAGGCGGGCGTGCCGGTGATCGTCGATGCCGGCGTCGGCACCGCGTCCGACGCGACGTTCGCGATGGAACTGGGCGCCGACGCGGTGCTGATGAACACGGCGATCGCGCTCGCGCGGGATCCGGTGGCAATGGCCCGGGCGATGCGGCTCGGCGTCGAGGCGGGCCGGCTGGCGTTCCGCGCCGGCCGCATTCCGCGCAAGCCGTACGCGTCGGCCAGCAGCCCGATCGAGGGGACGATCGCCGCCAGCCGCGCGTGA
- the thiS gene encoding sulfur carrier protein ThiS — translation MTITLNGDPFETDAPTIADLLARLDIDPRRVAVERNFVVVKRDAYSATPIETGDQIEIVNFVGGG, via the coding sequence ATGACCATCACGCTCAACGGGGATCCCTTCGAGACCGACGCGCCGACCATTGCTGACCTGCTGGCGCGCCTCGACATCGACCCGCGCCGGGTCGCCGTCGAGCGCAACTTCGTGGTCGTCAAGCGCGACGCGTACAGCGCGACGCCGATCGAGACCGGCGATCAAATCGAGATCGTGAATTTCGTCGGCGGCGGATGA
- a CDS encoding glycosyltransferase family 4 protein — MRIAWFSPFPPVRTGIADCSAELVAALRGRGHDIHPYPAESAHDFPWTHRRRPYDLIVYQFGNSSHHDYEWAYALRYPGLVVLHDTCLHHARAAFLLRERRPDDYRAEFAWSHPDAPRDAAELAVAGLDSRLFYAWPMIRALTESALLVATHGAASAVPSLASRRPVSIRLGHGAFVAPDAARAARARVRARYGIADTDVLFGVFGGLTPEKRLVQVLGALRAVVPYAASARLLLSGARAAHFDLDAAIEAHGLADRVLVTGYLPEQDLTDHLAACDVSLNLRWPSAGETSGAWLRALAAGVPTIITDLAHLADVPSLDPRTWAVRPSAARAPLSASRTPRSAAGSQGPVTVAIDILDEDHSLRMAMRRLALDPNLRAELGSNGQAWWQREHSLAAMVEDYETLFGMLGAGAGRQVSEPRAAGDVPAHLRAAGDGKLRALLEPFGVASPI, encoded by the coding sequence ATGCGAATCGCGTGGTTCAGTCCCTTCCCGCCGGTGCGCACCGGCATCGCCGACTGCAGCGCCGAGCTGGTCGCGGCGCTCCGCGGCCGCGGTCACGACATCCACCCGTATCCGGCCGAGTCGGCGCACGATTTTCCCTGGACCCATCGCCGGCGTCCCTACGACCTCATCGTCTATCAGTTCGGCAACTCGTCGCACCACGACTACGAGTGGGCGTACGCGCTCCGCTACCCGGGACTGGTCGTCCTTCACGACACGTGCCTGCACCACGCGCGGGCCGCGTTCCTGCTGAGGGAGCGGCGCCCCGACGACTACCGTGCCGAGTTCGCCTGGAGCCATCCCGACGCGCCGCGCGACGCCGCCGAGCTGGCCGTCGCCGGGCTCGACTCGCGTCTCTTCTACGCGTGGCCGATGATCCGGGCGCTCACCGAATCCGCGCTGCTCGTCGCCACGCACGGGGCCGCGTCCGCAGTCCCGAGTCTCGCGTCCCGCAGGCCTGTCTCGATACGACTGGGGCACGGCGCCTTCGTGGCGCCGGACGCCGCGCGCGCCGCGCGGGCACGGGTGCGGGCGCGATATGGCATCGCCGACACCGACGTCCTCTTCGGCGTCTTCGGCGGCCTCACGCCGGAGAAGCGGCTCGTCCAGGTGCTCGGCGCGCTGCGCGCCGTCGTGCCGTACGCGGCGTCGGCCCGGCTGCTCCTGTCGGGGGCCCGCGCCGCGCACTTCGACCTCGACGCCGCCATCGAGGCGCACGGGCTCGCCGATCGCGTGCTCGTCACCGGCTACCTGCCGGAGCAGGACCTGACGGATCATCTCGCCGCGTGCGACGTGAGCCTGAATCTGCGCTGGCCGTCGGCCGGCGAGACTTCGGGCGCCTGGCTCCGTGCGCTCGCCGCCGGTGTGCCGACCATCATCACGGATCTGGCGCATCTCGCGGACGTGCCGTCGCTGGATCCACGCACCTGGGCAGTCCGGCCGTCCGCCGCGCGCGCTCCGCTCTCCGCCTCCCGCACCCCGCGCTCCGCGGCCGGCTCGCAGGGTCCGGTGACGGTCGCGATCGACATCCTCGACGAGGATCACTCGCTGCGGATGGCGATGCGGCGGCTCGCGCTCGACCCGAACCTGCGCGCCGAACTGGGATCGAACGGGCAGGCGTGGTGGCAGCGCGAGCACTCGCTCGCGGCGATGGTCGAGGACTACGAGACACTGTTCGGGATGCTCGGCGCGGGCGCCGGGCGGCAGGTCTCCGAGCCACGCGCGGCGGGTGACGTGCCCGCGCATCTGCGAGCCGCCGGCGACGGGAAACTGCGCGCCCTGCTGGAACCGTTCGGAGTCGCGTCGCCGATATGA
- a CDS encoding NADH-quinone oxidoreductase subunit A, whose product MIGLGVGFAVFNIGLGRLVGPRRPTPEKLAPYECGMPPVGDARERHPVKFYLVAMIFLLFDIEIAFLYPWAMALRELRWTGFLQLILFFAILLAGYIYVWRKGVFDWGHESR is encoded by the coding sequence ATGATCGGGCTCGGCGTCGGGTTCGCCGTGTTCAACATCGGCCTCGGCCGGCTGGTCGGCCCGAGGCGCCCCACGCCCGAGAAGCTCGCCCCCTACGAGTGCGGCATGCCGCCGGTGGGCGACGCGCGCGAGCGCCATCCGGTCAAGTTCTACCTGGTGGCCATGATCTTCCTGCTGTTCGACATCGAAATCGCCTTCCTGTATCCCTGGGCGATGGCGCTGCGCGAGCTGCGCTGGACCGGGTTCCTCCAGCTGATCCTGTTCTTCGCGATCCTGCTGGCCGGCTACATCTACGTCTGGCGCAAGGGCGTGTTCGATTGGGGACATGAAAGCCGATGA
- a CDS encoding NADH-quinone oxidoreductase subunit B family protein, which translates to MSEIEIPVLTTTVTKMVQWARRSSIWPVTFGLACCAIEMMAMSTSRYDIARFGAEVFRGSPRQSDLMIVAGRLSRKMAPVLRRIYDQMPEPKYVISMGACASIGGVFDNYALVQGVDQIVPVDVFVPGCPPRPESLIYGIVQLQRKIDQQKLTELSSETSRVPKPLIING; encoded by the coding sequence ATGAGTGAGATCGAGATTCCCGTCCTCACCACCACTGTCACCAAGATGGTGCAGTGGGCGCGGCGCTCGTCGATCTGGCCGGTGACGTTCGGGCTGGCCTGCTGCGCCATCGAGATGATGGCGATGAGCACGTCGCGCTACGACATCGCCCGCTTCGGCGCCGAGGTCTTCCGCGGCTCGCCGCGCCAGTCCGATCTGATGATCGTGGCCGGCCGGCTGTCGCGCAAGATGGCGCCGGTGCTGCGCCGCATCTACGATCAGATGCCGGAGCCGAAGTACGTGATCTCGATGGGGGCGTGCGCCTCGATCGGCGGCGTGTTCGACAATTACGCGCTGGTGCAGGGAGTCGATCAGATCGTGCCGGTCGACGTCTTCGTGCCCGGCTGCCCGCCGCGTCCCGAATCGCTCATCTACGGCATCGTCCAGCTGCAGCGCAAGATCGATCAGCAGAAGCTGACGGAACTCTCGAGCGAGACCTCCCGCGTGCCGAAGCCGCTCATCATCAACGGATGA
- a CDS encoding NADH-quinone oxidoreductase subunit C — protein sequence MTTPEIIEALRGSVPDGAVEPYAAADGMPAIYVAREHLTEVAFALRDLPALQFTFAADITGVDLFPREPRFEVMVHLVSLGVPGFGDTPKRLRMKVRVPGGDPRLPTISGVWKSMNWGEREVYDLFGIHFDGHPDLRRILMPEDWEGHPARKDYPVQIKMTPKVYEPLQLTPEQFAANLRANRDRARGG from the coding sequence ATGACTACGCCTGAGATCATCGAGGCCCTTCGCGGCTCGGTGCCCGACGGAGCGGTCGAACCCTACGCCGCCGCGGACGGGATGCCGGCGATCTACGTCGCGCGCGAGCACCTGACGGAGGTCGCCTTCGCGCTGCGCGATCTGCCCGCGCTGCAGTTCACCTTCGCCGCCGACATCACCGGCGTGGACCTGTTCCCGCGCGAGCCCCGCTTCGAGGTCATGGTGCATCTCGTCTCGCTCGGGGTGCCCGGCTTCGGCGACACGCCGAAGCGGCTGCGGATGAAGGTCCGGGTGCCCGGCGGCGATCCGCGCCTGCCGACGATCTCGGGCGTGTGGAAGTCGATGAACTGGGGGGAGCGCGAGGTCTACGACCTGTTCGGGATCCATTTCGATGGCCACCCCGACCTGCGGCGGATTCTGATGCCCGAGGACTGGGAGGGGCATCCGGCGCGGAAGGACTATCCCGTCCAGATCAAGATGACGCCGAAGGTCTACGAGCCGCTGCAGCTGACGCCGGAGCAGTTCGCGGCCAACCTGCGCGCGAATCGCGACCGGGCGCGGGGAGGCTGA
- a CDS encoding SIS domain-containing protein — translation MAARDHARLADAVFAAAAALHERVRQNTGPMLVAAQAMADALKSGRKLLVFGNGGSAADAQHVSSELVGRFQRERAALPAIALTVDASILTSVANDYSYKQVFVRQIEALGQPGDIALGISTSGESPNVLMALLAARSRGLKTIALTGRDGGAIGAAAEIHVNVPDQNTARVQEVHRTILHVMCEVIESDL, via the coding sequence GTGGCGGCCCGCGACCACGCGCGGCTCGCCGACGCCGTGTTCGCTGCGGCCGCCGCGCTGCACGAGCGGGTGCGGCAGAACACGGGACCGATGCTGGTCGCGGCGCAGGCGATGGCCGACGCGCTGAAGAGCGGACGGAAGCTGCTGGTGTTCGGCAACGGCGGGAGCGCCGCCGACGCGCAGCACGTCTCGTCGGAGCTGGTCGGCCGCTTCCAGCGGGAGCGGGCGGCGCTGCCGGCGATCGCCCTGACGGTGGACGCGAGCATCCTGACGAGTGTCGCCAACGACTACTCGTACAAGCAGGTGTTCGTGCGGCAGATCGAGGCGCTGGGGCAGCCGGGGGACATCGCGCTCGGGATTTCGACCAGCGGCGAGTCGCCCAACGTGCTGATGGCGCTGCTGGCGGCGCGGTCGCGCGGGCTGAAGACCATCGCGCTGACCGGCCGCGACGGCGGGGCGATCGGCGCGGCGGCGGAGATTCACGTGAACGTGCCGGACCAGAACACGGCCCGGGTGCAGGAAGTCCACCGGACGATCCTGCATGTGATGTGCGAAGTCATCGAGAGTGACCTGTAA
- the nuoD gene encoding NADH dehydrogenase (quinone) subunit D — protein sequence MPELRSETMTVNMGPQHPSTHGVLNIVVQLSGETIIKADTTIGFLHTGIEKTAEQKKWQQVIPLVERMDYLGAQSNSLAFSLSVERLLGVEDQMPARVKDIRILIAELQRIASHLVSLGTHALEVGAVSVLMYCLTDREKILDINEMLAGFRMFPSYIRIGGLREDLPFGFHEAVTSFLDGFPARVDEYEGLLTKNEIWLKRTQGVGQLSAEDHVQYGLVGPMARAIGIPYDVRKTFPYLGYETYDFKVPTATKGDVYDRYLVRVAEMRESVKIARQALARISPRGPYDIQDYRIVPPPKDRVYSEMEALIQHFLIYSQGFTVPPGEAYVPVEGPRGEHGVYIVSDGANRPYRIKMRPATFYACQALPRMIEGGMIADVIAVIGSTDVVMGDVDR from the coding sequence ATGCCTGAGCTCCGCAGCGAGACGATGACCGTCAACATGGGGCCGCAGCACCCCAGCACGCACGGCGTGCTGAACATCGTGGTGCAGCTCTCCGGCGAGACGATCATCAAGGCCGACACGACGATCGGCTTCCTTCATACCGGCATCGAGAAGACCGCCGAGCAGAAGAAGTGGCAGCAGGTGATTCCGCTCGTCGAGCGCATGGACTACCTCGGCGCGCAGTCCAACTCGCTGGCGTTCTCTCTCTCGGTCGAGCGGCTGCTCGGCGTCGAGGATCAGATGCCGGCGCGGGTGAAGGACATCCGCATCCTGATCGCCGAGCTGCAGCGGATCGCCAGCCACCTGGTGAGCCTCGGCACCCACGCGCTGGAGGTCGGCGCGGTGTCGGTGCTGATGTACTGCCTGACCGATCGCGAGAAGATTCTCGACATCAACGAGATGCTCGCCGGCTTCCGGATGTTCCCGAGCTACATCCGCATCGGCGGCTTGCGCGAGGACCTGCCGTTCGGGTTCCACGAGGCGGTGACCTCGTTCCTCGACGGCTTCCCGGCGAGGGTGGACGAGTACGAGGGGCTGCTCACCAAGAACGAGATCTGGCTGAAGCGCACGCAGGGGGTCGGCCAGCTGTCGGCCGAGGATCACGTCCAGTACGGCCTGGTCGGTCCGATGGCGCGCGCCATCGGCATCCCCTACGACGTGCGGAAGACGTTCCCCTACCTCGGCTACGAGACCTACGACTTCAAGGTGCCGACGGCGACCAAGGGGGACGTCTACGACCGCTATCTCGTCCGCGTCGCGGAGATGCGCGAGAGCGTGAAGATCGCCCGGCAGGCGCTGGCGCGGATCTCTCCGCGCGGGCCGTACGACATCCAGGACTACCGCATCGTCCCGCCGCCGAAGGACCGCGTCTACTCGGAGATGGAGGCGCTGATTCAGCACTTCCTCATCTACTCGCAGGGCTTCACCGTGCCGCCGGGCGAGGCCTACGTGCCGGTCGAAGGGCCGCGCGGCGAGCACGGCGTCTACATCGTGTCGGACGGGGCGAATCGTCCGTACCGGATCAAGATGCGGCCGGCGACGTTCTACGCCTGCCAGGCGCTGCCGCGGATGATCGAAGGGGGCATGATCGCCGACGTCATCGCGGTGATCGGCTCCACCGACGTCGTCATGGGGGATGTCGATCGATGA
- the nuoE gene encoding NADH-quinone oxidoreductase subunit NuoE, translated as MSFHPIMPYGEGHHRSDRVLLHKGEPFNYTPERAAQLEEICAKYPPERRKSAVLAALYLVQEQQGYLTASALRHVAEFLRITPAEVEDVASYYVMFFKAPVGKYVLQVCRTLSCALAGAERVTESLGEKLGLKVGETDASGMFTLLEFECLGACDRAPVVMVNNEHWHERATPESCARLVDDLRQRGAAALTGCHLHIER; from the coding sequence ATGAGTTTCCATCCGATCATGCCGTACGGCGAGGGGCACCATCGCTCCGACCGCGTACTGCTGCACAAAGGGGAGCCGTTCAACTACACTCCGGAGCGCGCGGCGCAGCTCGAGGAGATCTGCGCGAAGTATCCGCCGGAACGGCGCAAGTCGGCGGTGCTGGCGGCGCTGTATCTCGTGCAGGAGCAGCAGGGCTACCTGACGGCGAGCGCGCTGCGGCACGTCGCGGAGTTCCTGCGGATCACGCCGGCGGAGGTGGAGGACGTCGCCAGCTACTACGTGATGTTCTTCAAGGCGCCGGTGGGCAAGTACGTGCTGCAGGTGTGCCGCACGCTGTCGTGCGCGCTGGCCGGGGCGGAGCGGGTGACCGAGTCGCTCGGCGAGAAGCTCGGACTGAAAGTCGGCGAGACCGACGCCTCGGGCATGTTCACGCTGCTCGAGTTCGAGTGCCTGGGCGCCTGCGATCGGGCGCCGGTGGTGATGGTCAACAACGAGCACTGGCACGAGCGGGCGACGCCGGAGAGCTGCGCCAGGCTGGTCGACGATCTGCGTCAACGCGGTGCAGCGGCGCTGACGGGCTGTCACCTGCACATCGAGAGATAG